The sequence AGAGAGGCGGGATGTTTTCATAGCAATGTAAACTATTTAATGGATGTTGGATGTGATTCTACGCAAATTTATTGTTAATATCCTGAAAATCTGATGACTCTATTGCAAACAACTAAAATCGCCCCTTACTTTGGCAAATTTTCTATCCCTAGCAAGATGCTCGCTGCTAGCGTATTTATAGCATTATTAACGGCACTCGACACAACGGTTTTAGCCCAACCTGTCACAGCGCCACAACCAACTCCATCGCCATCAAACCAGTCTACCAGCCCGATAACCCAAAAATTATTGGGGCAATGGCAAGCGAAGGATTTGGAAACTTCAATCACGTTAGCCTTCATTTTCTCCCCAGAGGGCAAATTATTTGTTTTTTCACCCAATGCGCAAACTTCGGTAGCTGTGGAATTTCAATATCGCATTAACCCGACGCCGCAGCCTATGCATTTGGATATTACAGTTCCTAATAAAAAAGAACCTGTTTTAACAATTTTTGAATTTACTGCTAATGGTCAATTAAAGTTGCAATTAGATAACACTGATCCTGGAAAACCTAGACCTGTAACTTTTGCTAAAACGGCGGCTTTATTTACCAAAGTTTCTGATAGTATAAAATTACCTGATAATGTCAAATTAATTACTCCTAAAGCGGGAATTAAAAATCAATAATTTCTGCTTAGTGTTAAAAATAAAGAATGAAAAAATATTCTTATATATTTCACTCGATACTTTATGAGTCAAGATTACCCAAGGGATGCTAGTCTGATTGTCCCCAATATTTCTAGTTACCAAATAACTGCAAATGCTCCCTTAAAGCTGGGAATTATGGCTTCGGGAAATGGAAGTAATTTTGAGGCAATTTTCCAGGCGATCGCTGATGGAAAACTTAATGCCCAAATTCAAGTTTTAATTTATAATAATCCTGGAGCTAAGGCGGCGATCCGGGCTACAAATCGCGGTATAGATGCTTTATTAATCAATCACCGGGACTATCAAAATCGTGAATATTTTGATAAACAAATTGTTGATAAATTGCGACAGTATGATGTGGAATGGGTAATTTTGGCGGGCTGGATGCGGCTATTGACGCCAGTCTTAATTGATGCTTTTGCTGACAAAATTATTAATATTCATCCTAGTTTGTTGCCCAGTTTTAAGGGAATCCGTGCAGTGGAACAAGCTTTAGCCGCAGGGGTGAAAATCGCTGGCTGTACAGCCCATATAGCTTGTTTAGAAATGGATAGCGGGCGAATTTTAGCACAAGCTGCAGTGCCCGTATTCCCAGACGACACACCAGAAACACTCCATGCCAGAATTCAAGTCCAAGAATATCAGATTTTACCACAGGCGATCGCTCTAGCCGCACAATCATAACGCCATCCACGTGCTGTGGGATACTTGCGCCCCATACTGAAGGGATTCATTAAAACTGCGTAAAAAAAGGAGTTAGGGACTGGGTGTTAGGGAAAGACGTTTCTATTGTTTGTGATATCGGCAAGAAAATAAGTTAAATTTATCACTTAAAAATAGTATCAAGTTTTACAAAAGTGCATTTATTGAATTTAATCAGTGTGAAGTTAACATAAAGTCCGGACGGTCAAAAATAAAGCAGTTTAATATATTAGATTTGCTGAATGCAGATTGCTGTCAGCAAAAGTTTTTCCTTAGCCCATAACTTTATAAAATTTGCAGATGGTAGTATGGTATTTAACTGTTCACTTATCTACAATTAATTTTCCCATGCATTTTTCGGTTTTGATTAGCCATGAGCTAAACTCAAAAAAAACATCAATTCAAAGAATTATTGATGCTTGCATCTTTGTGCATTGAAGATAAATTCATGAGAATTTGGTAAGGGTTAAACCCCCTGTTGACAACTATCCTAGACTCTACCTATGGTTGGCGTGGCAACAGTTATATCTTCATAGGTTCTATCATAACATTGACAGATAAACAAACACCTAAAATTTAGTTTTTTTCTCAGTAATCACATGATATAAATAAAATGTTAATCAGAGCAATTAACACTCGTATGTCCAAAGAAACCGCATTTTTTATATATGAAATCAAATTATTTAACACCAAAATAAAAAAGATGTATATTTGGTATTTACTATGTTAAGATGATAAACATAAACTTGAAAAGTCTTACCCAGACTGGCAAGTAACACAGGTTTGCTAATGTTTTATTACTTGCAAGCAAGTTAATTTTTTACACTCTAATTGAAAACTAGGATTTTGCTTTTGAGCTAATAAACTAGTATTACAGTTACTGCACAACCAAAAATATTCCCAGACAAATAGACAATACATACCGTAGCAGAGACTACCATGATATTTTTGATGGTTGGTTTATTCACCTGCTTAGGAGCGCAACTTATTGCTTTACGTATCTGCAATTATCTTTTGCCAAAAATCAGAAACATACTACTAACTAAATTTCAAATTATCCAGCGATTATCTCACAAAGCAATGTTATTAGACAGCGAGGG is a genomic window of Fortiea contorta PCC 7126 containing:
- the purN gene encoding phosphoribosylglycinamide formyltransferase, whose protein sequence is MSQDYPRDASLIVPNISSYQITANAPLKLGIMASGNGSNFEAIFQAIADGKLNAQIQVLIYNNPGAKAAIRATNRGIDALLINHRDYQNREYFDKQIVDKLRQYDVEWVILAGWMRLLTPVLIDAFADKIINIHPSLLPSFKGIRAVEQALAAGVKIAGCTAHIACLEMDSGRILAQAAVPVFPDDTPETLHARIQVQEYQILPQAIALAAQS